In Ovis aries strain OAR_USU_Benz2616 breed Rambouillet chromosome 14, ARS-UI_Ramb_v3.0, whole genome shotgun sequence, a single genomic region encodes these proteins:
- the LOC114118103 gene encoding small ribosomal subunit protein uS14, with product MGHQQLYWSHPRKFGQGSRSCRVCSNRHGLIRKYGLNMCRQCFRQYAKDIGFIKLD from the coding sequence ATGGGTCACCAGCAGCTCTACTGGAGCCATCCGAGAAAATTCGGCCAGGGTTCTCGCTCTTGCCGAGTCTGCTCAAACCGGCACGGTCTGATCCGGAAATACGGCCTCAATATGTGCCGCCAGTGTTTCCGGCAGTATGCGAAGGACATCGGCTTCATTAAGTTGGACTAA
- the A1BG gene encoding alpha-1B-glycoprotein, which translates to MSARAALLLLWGLVLSPVTEQATFFDPRPSLWAEASSPLAPWANVTLTCQSPLPTLEFQLLKDGVGQEPVHLESPAHEHKFPLGPVTSTTRGLYSCRYKGNDDWISPSKLVDVTGAEPLPPPSISTSPVSWITPGLNTTLLCLSGLRGVTFLLRQEGEDQFVEVAEAPEATQASFPVHRAGNYSCSYRTHAAGTPSEPSATVTVEELAPPPAPTLTVARESAQVLRPGSPASLTCVAPLSDVDFQLRRGAEEQLVPRASTSPDRVFFLLSALAAGDGGGYTCRYRLRSELAAWSRDSAPAELVLSDGTLPAPELSAEPAVLSPTPGALVQLRCRAPRAGVRFALVRKDAGGSRVQRVLSPAGPEAQFELRGVSAVDSGNYSCVYVDTSPPFSGSKPSATLELRIDGPLPRPQLRALWTGALTPGRDAVLRCEAQVPDVSFLLLRAGEEEPLAVAWSTNRFADLVLTHVGRQHAGTYSCRYRTGGSRSLLSELSDPVELQVAGS; encoded by the exons ATGTCTGCTCGGGCAGCCCTCCTGCTGCTCTGGG GTCTGGTCCTGAGCCCGGTGACTGAGCAGGCGACGT TCTTCGACCCCAGGCCATCCCTGTGGGCCGAGGCCAGCTCACCGCTGGCACCCTGGGCCAACGTGACGCTGACCTGCCAGAGCCCGCTGCCAACCCTGGAGTTCCAGCTCCTCAAGGATGGCGTGGGCCAGGAACCGGTGCACCTGGAGTCCCCTGCTCATGAGCACAAGTTCCCTCTGGGACCAGTGACCAGCACCACCCGGGGCCTCTACAGCTGCCGCTACAAGGGCAACGACGATTGGATCAGCCCGAGCAAGCTGGTGGACGTGACGGGAGCAG agcccctgcccccaccctcgaTCTCAACCAGTCCCGTGTCCTGGATCACACCTGGCCTGAACACCACGCTGCTGTGCCTCTCGGGACTTCGAGGTGTGACCTTCCTGCTGAGGCAGGAAGGTGAGGACCAGTTTGTGGAGGTGGCTGAGGCCCCAGAGGCCACGCAAGCCTCCTTCCCGGTCCACCGGGCTGGGAACTACAGCTGCAGCTACCGGACCCACGCGGCAGGCACCCCCTCGGAGCCCAGTGCCACAGTGACCGTAGAGGAGCTGG ccccGCCGCCGGCGCCCACGCTGACGGTGGCCAGGGAGTCGGCCCAGGTCCTGAGGCCGGGCTCGCCTGCCTCGCTCACCTGCGTGGCGCCCCTGAGCGACGTGGACTTCCAGCTGCGGCGGGGCGCGGAGGAGCAGCTGGTACCCCGGGCCAGCACCAGTCCGGACCGCGTCTTCTTCCTGCTGAGCGCACTGGCCGCGGGCGACGGAGGCGGCTACACCTGCCGCTACCGGCTGCGCAGCGAGCTGGCGGCCTGGTCCCGAGACAGTGCGCCGGCCGAGCTGGTGCTGAGCGACG GGACGCTCCCCGCGCCGGAGCTGTCGGCCGAACCCGCGGTCCTGAGTCCCACGCCGGGCGCGCTGGTGCAGCTGCGGTGCCGGGCACCCCGCGCCGGCGTGCGCTTCGCCCTGGTGCGCAAGGACGCGGGCGGGAGCCGGGTGCAGCGCGTCCTGAGCCCCGCGGGCCCCGAGGCCCAGTTCGAGCTGCGCGGCGTCTCGGCGGTGGACTCGGGCAACTACAGCTGCGTCTACGTGGACACGTCGCCGCCCTTCTCGGGTTCCAAGCCTAGCGCGACCCTGGAGCTGCGCATTGACG GACCGCTGCCCAGGCCGCAGCTCCGGGCCCTGTGGACTGGGGCCTTGACTCCGGGCCGCGATGCCGTCCTGCGCTGCGAGGCCCAGGTGCCCGACGTGTCCTTCCTGCTGCTGCGCGCCGGCGAAGAGGAGCCCTTGGCGGTGGCTTGGTCCACCAACCGCTTCGCGGACCTGGTGCTGACCCACGTGGGCCGCCAGCACGCCGGCACATACAGCTGCCGCTACCGCACCGGCGGGTCCCGCTCCTTGCTGTCTGAGCTCAGCGACCCGGTGGAGCTCCAGGTGGCAG GAAGCTGA
- the LOC121816400 gene encoding uncharacterized protein LOC121816400 isoform X2: MPEPRSEILISPLGATRSPGRFRAAPGVSTRDPSTPFPVRMSQKSDRGQGLLSIVLASHQLLPDAVSLATTQAHSLQTPVTTATGVLGRTESQVRQDYTSQQPPRAGVPDGSVGQESACSAGDSQSRVRFLGREDPLEEGTAACSSVLAWRILRTEEAAGCGPWIRKESDTTEGVSIFPQSIFFLKRVD, encoded by the exons ATGCCCGAGCCCCGCTCCGAGATTCTGATTTCACCTCTGGGAGCGACCCGCTCACCAGGACGTTTCAGAGCAGCACCGGGTGTTTCCACCCGCGACCCTTCCACGCCTTTCCCAGTTCGTATGTCGCAGAAGTCTGACAGGGGACAAGGACTATTAAGCATCGTCCTGGCCAGTCACCAGCTTCTCCCGGACGCCGTCTCCTTGGCGACGACGCAGGCTCACTCCTTGCAGACGCCCGTTACCACGGCAACGGGAGTCCTTGGGCGGACGGAGAGCCAAGTGCGGCAGGACTACACTTCCCAGCAGCCCCCGCGGGCGGGCGTACCAGACGGCTCAGTGGGTCAAGAATCAGCTTGCAGTGCCGGAGACTCACAGagccgggttcgattcctgggtcgggaagaccccctggaggagggcacggcagcctgctccagtgttctggcctggagaatcctacggacagaggaggctgcggGCTGCGGCCCATGGatccgcaaagagtcggacaccactgaag GTGTCTCCATCTTCCCACAAAGCATTTTCTTCTTGAAGCGAGTGGATTAA
- the LOC121816400 gene encoding uncharacterized protein LOC121816400 isoform X3: protein MPEPRSEILISPLGATRSPGRFRAAPGVSTRDPSTPFPVRMSQKSDRGQGLLSIVLASHQLLPDAVSLATTQAHSLQTPVTTATGVLGRTESQVRQDYTSQQPPRAGVPDGSVGQESACSAGDSQSRVRFLGREDPLEEGTAACSSVLAWRILRTEEAAGCGPWIRKESDTTEGKSYQP, encoded by the exons ATGCCCGAGCCCCGCTCCGAGATTCTGATTTCACCTCTGGGAGCGACCCGCTCACCAGGACGTTTCAGAGCAGCACCGGGTGTTTCCACCCGCGACCCTTCCACGCCTTTCCCAGTTCGTATGTCGCAGAAGTCTGACAGGGGACAAGGACTATTAAGCATCGTCCTGGCCAGTCACCAGCTTCTCCCGGACGCCGTCTCCTTGGCGACGACGCAGGCTCACTCCTTGCAGACGCCCGTTACCACGGCAACGGGAGTCCTTGGGCGGACGGAGAGCCAAGTGCGGCAGGACTACACTTCCCAGCAGCCCCCGCGGGCGGGCGTACCAGACGGCTCAGTGGGTCAAGAATCAGCTTGCAGTGCCGGAGACTCACAGagccgggttcgattcctgggtcgggaagaccccctggaggagggcacggcagcctgctccagtgttctggcctggagaatcctacggacagaggaggctgcggGCTGCGGCCCATGGatccgcaaagagtcggacaccactgaag GAAAATCTTATCAGCCTTAG
- the LOC121816400 gene encoding uncharacterized protein LOC121816400 isoform X1, which translates to MPEPRSEILISPLGATRSPGRFRAAPGVSTRDPSTPFPVRMSQKSDRGQGLLSIVLASHQLLPDAVSLATTQAHSLQTPVTTATGVLGRTESQVRQDYTSQQPPRAGVPDGSVGQESACSAGDSQSRVRFLGREDPLEEGTAACSSVLAWRILRTEEAAGCGPWIRKESDTTEAGVSIFPQSIFFLKRVD; encoded by the exons ATGCCCGAGCCCCGCTCCGAGATTCTGATTTCACCTCTGGGAGCGACCCGCTCACCAGGACGTTTCAGAGCAGCACCGGGTGTTTCCACCCGCGACCCTTCCACGCCTTTCCCAGTTCGTATGTCGCAGAAGTCTGACAGGGGACAAGGACTATTAAGCATCGTCCTGGCCAGTCACCAGCTTCTCCCGGACGCCGTCTCCTTGGCGACGACGCAGGCTCACTCCTTGCAGACGCCCGTTACCACGGCAACGGGAGTCCTTGGGCGGACGGAGAGCCAAGTGCGGCAGGACTACACTTCCCAGCAGCCCCCGCGGGCGGGCGTACCAGACGGCTCAGTGGGTCAAGAATCAGCTTGCAGTGCCGGAGACTCACAGagccgggttcgattcctgggtcgggaagaccccctggaggagggcacggcagcctgctccagtgttctggcctggagaatcctacggacagaggaggctgcggGCTGCGGCCCATGGatccgcaaagagtcggacaccactgaag CAGGTGTCTCCATCTTCCCACAAAGCATTTTCTTCTTGAAGCGAGTGGATTAA